A single region of the Palaemon carinicauda isolate YSFRI2023 chromosome 17, ASM3689809v2, whole genome shotgun sequence genome encodes:
- the LOC137656173 gene encoding uncharacterized protein has product MIQVLFSTFILGMVSRTTLAQGYTMCYEVKDSSNACMAIDVDLESKLIHFHMKDGNDFEDVSTLEDYNTGFGASRVESQEGCFVRLLVSSIEEQIAFIQDHQQDTLPLSADDVNVLAVSLDNPEEEIGEELTNFCGELPVYKLVKNEESEVEVSKRQVAVTFRKCVLFILMSKCFTTTLTVPTGSTITYFWFFG; this is encoded by the exons ATGATCCAAGTCCTGTTCAGCACCTTTATTCTAGGAATGGTATCACGAACAACACTAGCTCAA GGCTATACAATGTGTTATGAAGTGAAAGACAGTTCTAACGCCTGCATGGCCATCGATGTAGACTTAGAATCGAAGCTCATTCATTTCCACATGAAAGACGGTAATGATTTCGAGGACGTTAGTACTCTCGAGGATTACAATACT ggatTTGGCGCATCTAGGGTAGAATCTCAAGAAGGCTGCTTCGTCCGCCTCCTGGTTTCTTCAATCGAGGAGCAGATTGCTTTCATCCAAGATCATCAGCAAGACACTCTGCCTTTATCCGCTGACGACGTGAACGTGTTGGCTGTTTCCCTGGACAACCCCGAGGAGGAGATTGGGGAGGAACTGACCAACTTCTGCGGAGAACTTCCTGTGTATAAATTGGTCAAGAATGAGGAAAGTGAGGTCGAAGTCTCGAAGAGACAAGTGGCCGTCACCTTCCGGAAAtgtgtcctcttcatccttatgtCAAAGTGTTTCACCACAACACTCACAGTTCCAACTGGGTCAACAATTACCTACTTCTGGTTCTTTGGATAA